A single region of the Arthrobacter sp. PAMC25564 genome encodes:
- a CDS encoding carbohydrate ABC transporter permease, with product MTTTSSTSRGGAVARVIIGRTFLWAWLLIGLVPLLFMFITSIKPAGIANQIPPAWIFQPTLDNYASVLSAGGGKSESFGQLLTNSAIVSLGATALAIVVGVPAAYALTMRDFRARKGLSSWILSTYMFPPIVAVIPVFVFAGKLGLMDTYPALIIPYAAFNLPIVVWILRSSILQLPYEIQEAAMVDGASTWEVLRRIIWPLLVPSVATAAVLTIVLSWNEFLFALSLTRSGAKTAPVGLQQFTGMYGTDWGNITAAATLIVAPILVLMVVLRRQMVAGLTFGAVK from the coding sequence ATGACAACCACATCATCAACGAGCCGCGGCGGTGCCGTGGCACGCGTCATCATCGGGCGCACCTTCCTGTGGGCATGGCTCCTGATCGGCCTTGTGCCGCTGCTGTTCATGTTCATCACCTCCATCAAGCCGGCCGGGATCGCCAACCAGATCCCCCCGGCCTGGATCTTCCAGCCCACCCTGGACAACTACGCCTCCGTGCTCTCAGCCGGCGGCGGCAAATCCGAGAGCTTCGGTCAGCTGCTCACCAACAGTGCAATCGTCAGTCTCGGTGCCACCGCCCTGGCCATCGTCGTGGGGGTCCCTGCCGCCTACGCCCTGACCATGAGGGATTTCCGGGCCCGCAAGGGACTCTCATCCTGGATCCTGTCGACCTACATGTTCCCTCCCATCGTCGCCGTCATCCCGGTCTTCGTCTTCGCCGGCAAGCTCGGGCTCATGGACACCTACCCGGCCCTGATCATCCCGTACGCCGCCTTCAACCTGCCCATCGTGGTCTGGATCCTGCGCAGCTCGATCCTGCAGCTGCCCTATGAGATCCAGGAAGCCGCCATGGTCGACGGGGCCTCGACATGGGAGGTCCTCCGCCGGATCATCTGGCCCCTGCTCGTGCCGTCCGTCGCGACGGCCGCCGTACTGACCATCGTCCTGTCCTGGAACGAATTCCTGTTCGCCCTGTCCCTGACCCGCAGCGGAGCCAAGACCGCTCCGGTGGGCCTGCAGCAGTTCACCGGCATGTACGGCACGGACTGGGGCAACATCACCGCCGCCGCGACCCTGATCGTCGCGCCCATCCTGGTGCTCATGGTCGTGCTGCGCCGCCAGATGGTCGCCGGCCTGACCTTCGGTGCAGTCAAGTAA
- a CDS encoding acyl-CoA dehydrogenase family protein, which yields MQTLTTGLDQLREQTRLICAGFPDEYWRETDRNRRYPQEFVDTLTESGLLGALIPTEYGGLGLGLTEASVIMEEINKSGGHSAACHAQMYTMGALLRHGNDAQKQEYLPQIAAGELRLQAFSITEDKAGSDTTSIETAAVRDGDDFVITGHKSWTSRIEESDLAFVLARTAAKNGNKTEGITLFLVDLRQVRAEQPATLKVTKVRTMFNYATNQVHYQGMRVPASAVIGEVGQGFRYVIDGWNAERILLASEAIGDGYWFTRRGVDYANSREVFGRKIGTNQGVQFPITDAYMKVRAADMMRYEAARLFDAGEPCGAEANMAKHLASEASWAAANACLDTHGGYGFVDEYDVERKFRETRMFQVAPVNNNMIKSFIATKVLGLPRSY from the coding sequence ATGCAAACCCTGACCACCGGACTGGATCAGCTGCGCGAGCAGACCCGACTCATCTGTGCAGGTTTTCCCGATGAATACTGGCGCGAGACGGACCGCAACCGCCGCTACCCGCAGGAGTTCGTTGACACTCTGACGGAATCCGGCCTCCTCGGCGCCCTTATTCCCACCGAGTACGGGGGCCTGGGCCTGGGCCTGACCGAAGCAAGCGTCATCATGGAGGAAATCAACAAGTCCGGCGGTCACTCGGCAGCCTGCCACGCGCAGATGTACACCATGGGCGCCCTGCTTCGCCACGGCAATGACGCGCAGAAACAGGAGTACCTGCCGCAAATCGCCGCCGGCGAGCTGCGGCTGCAGGCCTTCTCAATCACTGAAGACAAAGCCGGTTCGGACACAACCAGCATCGAGACGGCCGCCGTGCGCGACGGCGACGACTTTGTCATCACCGGGCACAAGAGCTGGACCAGCCGGATCGAGGAGTCCGATCTGGCCTTCGTGCTTGCCCGCACAGCTGCGAAAAACGGGAACAAGACTGAGGGGATCACCCTTTTTCTGGTGGACCTGCGCCAAGTCCGTGCCGAACAGCCCGCCACACTCAAGGTGACCAAGGTCCGCACCATGTTCAACTACGCCACCAACCAAGTCCACTACCAAGGCATGCGAGTGCCGGCCTCCGCGGTCATCGGCGAGGTAGGCCAGGGCTTCCGCTACGTCATCGACGGCTGGAACGCCGAACGCATCCTGCTCGCTTCCGAAGCCATCGGCGATGGCTACTGGTTCACCCGGCGCGGTGTGGACTATGCCAACAGCCGTGAAGTCTTCGGCCGGAAGATCGGCACCAATCAGGGCGTGCAGTTCCCCATCACCGATGCGTACATGAAAGTCCGCGCCGCAGACATGATGAGATACGAGGCCGCGCGACTCTTCGATGCCGGCGAACCCTGCGGCGCCGAAGCCAATATGGCCAAGCACCTAGCCTCGGAGGCGAGCTGGGCCGCGGCAAACGCCTGCCTGGACACCCACGGCGGCTATGGCTTCGTCGACGAATACGACGTCGAACGAAAGTTCCGCGAAACCCGCATGTTCCAGGTAGCCCCGGTCAACAACAACATGATCAAGAGCTTCATCGCCACCAAGGTCCTCGGCCTCCCCCGCTCGTACTGA
- a CDS encoding sugar ABC transporter permease, whose product MKATAAPLDATLTVDASRRAAGRATAGPHGRKPLTWKKRSTPWVYMAPAMFVLLLMTVAPAIFIFYSAFRNDKILGGVGKFVGLDNFITAVTNASVQHAFLITFGFVAVAVILEMILGFALALPLAAQTRANKVGAALMLLPFAVTPAVAAMVFKQLLNPNYGWVGYYLGVFGFPKGIDLLGDPTSAWIVLVILDMWQWTPFIALILMAGLQSLPGEPREAAMVDGATPWQMFRHITFPAMVPFIAIAAVLRTIQAFKTFDSFKILTGGGPGESTEIINLGIFRVGLQSFNVGLACALGVVFLIILSLLIPFMLRIIGRRADPEEM is encoded by the coding sequence ATGAAAGCAACCGCCGCACCATTGGATGCGACCTTGACGGTTGACGCTTCCCGCCGCGCGGCCGGCCGTGCCACGGCCGGCCCGCACGGCAGAAAGCCTCTGACCTGGAAAAAACGTTCGACCCCGTGGGTCTACATGGCCCCGGCCATGTTTGTCCTGCTGCTGATGACGGTGGCCCCGGCCATTTTTATCTTCTACTCGGCCTTCCGCAACGACAAGATCCTCGGGGGCGTGGGCAAATTCGTCGGACTGGACAACTTCATCACGGCGGTCACCAATGCCTCGGTCCAGCACGCATTCCTGATCACGTTCGGCTTCGTCGCGGTCGCGGTGATCCTGGAGATGATCCTCGGCTTCGCCCTGGCACTCCCCCTGGCGGCCCAGACCCGCGCCAACAAAGTCGGGGCCGCGCTCATGCTGCTGCCGTTCGCCGTCACGCCGGCGGTCGCGGCCATGGTCTTCAAGCAGCTGCTGAACCCCAACTACGGGTGGGTAGGCTACTACCTCGGCGTCTTCGGATTCCCCAAAGGCATCGACCTGCTCGGTGATCCGACATCGGCATGGATCGTCCTGGTCATTCTCGACATGTGGCAGTGGACCCCGTTCATCGCCCTGATCCTGATGGCCGGGCTTCAGTCCCTGCCGGGGGAACCCCGGGAAGCAGCCATGGTCGACGGAGCCACCCCATGGCAGATGTTCCGGCACATCACCTTTCCGGCAATGGTTCCGTTCATTGCCATCGCGGCCGTGCTGCGGACCATCCAGGCCTTCAAAACCTTCGATTCCTTCAAGATCCTCACCGGCGGCGGTCCCGGGGAATCCACCGAAATCATCAACCTGGGCATATTCCGCGTCGGCCTTCAAAGCTTCAACGTCGGTCTCGCCTGCGCCCTGGGCGTGGTCTTCCTGATCATCCTCTCGCTCCTTATCCCCTTCATGCTGCGCATCATCGGCCGCCGAGCAGACCCCGAGGAAATGTAA
- a CDS encoding aminotransferase class I/II-fold pyridoxal phosphate-dependent enzyme, with amino-acid sequence MAGTALAGHPNVVVTATLSKALGSQGGAVLGPNLLREHLINRARSFIFDTGLTPASAAAALAGVRIIRDEPWRAGAVRRNAAALAAGLGPVLAARRTTNPNGSGSYPSRHPGQSQ; translated from the coding sequence GTGGCCGGGACGGCCCTCGCCGGGCACCCCAACGTGGTCGTCACGGCAACACTGTCCAAGGCCCTGGGCAGCCAGGGCGGGGCAGTCCTCGGCCCGAACCTGCTGCGCGAACACCTCATCAACCGTGCCCGCAGCTTCATTTTCGACACTGGACTGACGCCGGCATCGGCAGCGGCGGCCCTCGCCGGGGTGCGGATCATCCGCGACGAACCCTGGCGCGCGGGAGCCGTCCGGCGCAACGCCGCAGCCCTTGCCGCAGGGCTGGGCCCGGTCCTTGCGGCCCGCAGGACCACGAACCCGAATGGATCCGGCTCCTATCCTTCCAGGCACCCCGGACAGTCACAGTAA
- a CDS encoding Gfo/Idh/MocA family oxidoreductase, translating into MNENGTDAVSAPLRAGFIGGGFMAAVHGRAVRTAGVIPAGVASSTLESAGRAAARLGLGHAYSSVEQLLDDDSIDVVHICTPNVTHAEFAAAALQAGKHVVCEKPLATSVEDAAAVTALARTLGRTAAVPFVYRFHPMVREARARVRHGQVGRVLTIQGSFLQDWLLSSEDDDWRVDESLGGPSRAFADIGSHLCDVIEFILNDRISRLAALTRTAFSQRGGRDVRTEDIVSVVFETRGGAVGTLLISQVAPGRKNRLALEISGTTETLTFDQEQPETLWVGRRSGSQLLVRDPAVLDPSAARYCSLPAGHPQGYQDAFNSFISDVYLAVRSGTAPDGLPLFEDGLRASRLTSAVQRSAREGGWQDVPPNYPEPTGHKTPLLTLKERQ; encoded by the coding sequence ATGAACGAGAACGGAACTGATGCGGTGTCCGCCCCGCTGCGGGCGGGCTTTATTGGTGGCGGGTTCATGGCAGCTGTTCACGGGAGGGCTGTCCGGACTGCCGGTGTCATCCCTGCCGGGGTGGCCTCCTCGACGCTGGAGAGCGCCGGACGGGCGGCTGCCCGTCTGGGGCTTGGCCACGCTTATTCTTCCGTCGAGCAGTTACTCGACGATGACTCGATCGATGTGGTGCATATCTGCACGCCGAACGTCACCCACGCGGAGTTCGCCGCGGCGGCGCTTCAGGCGGGCAAACACGTGGTCTGTGAAAAGCCGCTGGCCACCTCCGTGGAGGACGCTGCGGCGGTGACCGCACTGGCCCGCACCCTGGGCCGCACCGCCGCTGTGCCCTTTGTCTACCGGTTTCATCCCATGGTCCGGGAGGCGCGGGCCAGGGTGCGCCATGGCCAGGTCGGACGTGTCCTGACCATCCAGGGTTCATTTCTTCAGGATTGGCTTCTGTCCAGCGAAGACGACGACTGGAGGGTCGATGAAAGCCTCGGAGGACCCTCACGGGCCTTCGCCGATATCGGCTCGCATCTGTGCGACGTCATCGAATTCATCCTTAATGACCGGATCAGCCGCCTGGCCGCCCTGACCCGGACGGCCTTCAGCCAACGGGGCGGCCGGGACGTCAGGACCGAAGACATTGTCTCCGTTGTCTTCGAGACCCGCGGCGGCGCCGTGGGTACGCTCCTGATCAGCCAAGTCGCCCCGGGACGTAAGAACCGCCTCGCTCTGGAAATTTCGGGAACGACGGAAACACTGACCTTTGATCAGGAGCAACCGGAAACTCTGTGGGTCGGGCGCCGCTCAGGCTCCCAGCTCCTGGTCCGCGATCCGGCCGTCCTTGATCCGTCGGCTGCCCGATACTGCAGCCTGCCGGCAGGCCATCCGCAGGGCTATCAGGATGCCTTCAACTCATTCATATCCGATGTTTACCTCGCGGTGAGATCCGGTACGGCTCCGGATGGCCTGCCCCTGTTCGAGGACGGCCTGCGGGCTTCCCGGCTCACCTCCGCCGTCCAACGCTCCGCCCGGGAGGGCGGCTGGCAAGACGTTCCCCCGAACTACCCGGAACCGACCGGGCACAAGACCCCTTTATTAACCCTTAAGGAAAGGCAGTAG
- a CDS encoding carboxyltransferase domain-containing protein: MARNLGTLPLNGNTFPFSPTFTVVNVGSTAVRAIVSGADKMAVRKRVRALAQVLSTYDVPGLIRVVPTHDSLLVEFDPSLIEAPTLKRLVRLGDALASGP; the protein is encoded by the coding sequence ATGGCGCGCAACCTAGGTACGCTCCCTCTAAACGGCAATACATTTCCGTTTTCGCCGACCTTCACCGTGGTAAATGTCGGTTCGACCGCGGTGCGCGCCATCGTCAGTGGCGCAGACAAGATGGCGGTTCGCAAGCGTGTACGCGCTCTCGCGCAAGTACTCAGCACCTACGACGTACCAGGCCTCATCCGAGTGGTCCCGACGCACGATTCACTTCTGGTGGAATTCGATCCATCCCTTATTGAAGCTCCCACGCTTAAACGGTTGGTCAGATTAGGCGATGCTTTAGCTTCGGGGCCCTGA
- a CDS encoding sugar ABC transporter substrate-binding protein — MIRSRNRVKRSRIVAGLGAALTVTLLATACTGGSSTPNTAAAKPAELRMLYTTDEANSAAVASLVPQFKEKFGIDLKIDNQPYDALQQKVFSEFASSSSYYDIVVVDTPWAPALVQNLEPLTQYIQNGALNPDSPQSNVGDFIPKVFYDTAVYNADSPIKRYPDPTAKPDASAIKNAGFDVYGMPIQSNVAVMAYRSDLFNDPVQKANFKAKYGKDLTVPKTWDDYAQVAEFFTQPDKKLYGTTVMAGVGDWATDDFKTLLASWGGDGTLADQNGKPTFNTPEGTQALDYYAKLAQSGHVPPGSTSADWGTTAESFGSGLTAMTINYHDLKLGDNVKGGTIGYAPVPSAKAAGPHFGTWMLSVNKNSKNKEWAYQGISWLTAAEQQTTMTAKSLHPSRTSVFAGIKSDNPLAPFYDTLGKSLAEGVGRARLTNYTEVSHEVAVAVNNAATGASSPSDALKSASDKVSALLKSAGY, encoded by the coding sequence ATGATCCGATCTCGCAATCGCGTCAAGCGATCCCGCATCGTAGCGGGCCTGGGAGCCGCGCTCACCGTAACCCTGTTGGCAACCGCATGCACGGGCGGGTCATCAACACCCAACACCGCCGCGGCCAAACCGGCAGAGCTGCGGATGCTCTACACCACCGATGAAGCCAACAGTGCCGCCGTCGCGTCGCTGGTGCCGCAGTTCAAGGAAAAGTTCGGCATCGATCTGAAGATCGACAACCAGCCGTACGACGCGTTGCAGCAGAAGGTCTTCTCCGAGTTCGCTTCCAGCAGCAGCTACTACGACATCGTCGTCGTCGACACCCCGTGGGCGCCGGCCCTGGTGCAGAACCTCGAACCCCTGACCCAGTACATCCAGAACGGCGCCCTGAACCCCGACAGCCCGCAGTCCAACGTGGGCGACTTCATCCCCAAGGTGTTCTACGACACAGCCGTCTACAACGCTGATTCCCCGATCAAACGCTACCCGGACCCCACGGCAAAGCCCGACGCATCCGCGATCAAGAACGCCGGATTCGACGTGTACGGGATGCCGATCCAGTCGAACGTGGCCGTCATGGCCTACCGCAGCGATCTGTTCAACGACCCGGTCCAGAAGGCGAACTTCAAGGCCAAGTACGGCAAGGACCTCACGGTCCCGAAGACCTGGGACGACTATGCCCAGGTGGCAGAGTTCTTCACCCAGCCTGACAAGAAGCTCTATGGCACCACGGTCATGGCAGGCGTCGGCGACTGGGCCACCGATGACTTCAAGACCCTGCTTGCCTCCTGGGGCGGAGACGGGACCCTGGCCGACCAGAACGGCAAGCCCACGTTCAACACACCCGAAGGAACCCAGGCACTGGACTACTACGCCAAGCTGGCGCAAAGCGGACATGTACCCCCGGGCAGCACGTCAGCGGACTGGGGTACAACTGCCGAATCGTTCGGCAGCGGGCTGACCGCCATGACGATCAATTACCACGACCTCAAGCTCGGTGACAACGTCAAGGGCGGCACCATCGGCTATGCCCCGGTGCCCAGCGCGAAGGCCGCCGGACCCCACTTCGGGACCTGGATGCTGAGCGTCAACAAGAATTCCAAGAACAAAGAATGGGCCTACCAGGGGATCAGCTGGCTGACCGCCGCCGAGCAGCAAACGACGATGACCGCCAAGTCCCTGCACCCCAGCCGGACCTCCGTCTTTGCCGGCATCAAGAGCGATAACCCCCTCGCACCCTTCTACGACACCCTCGGAAAATCCCTCGCAGAAGGCGTGGGCCGTGCACGGTTGACCAACTACACCGAAGTCAGCCACGAAGTGGCCGTCGCGGTGAACAACGCAGCAACAGGCGCTTCCTCGCCATCGGACGCCCTCAAGTCCGCGTCTGACAAGGTCTCGGCCCTCCTTAAATCGGCCGGCTACTAA
- a CDS encoding MaoC family dehydratase — protein MTEKITQAGTSESRVIPGWSGRLFEDFVPGDIYYHPFGKTVTEADNQSFTLMTQNVAKTHVDRNFAKGTEFGLPLVNSTFTLALVTGQSTIDLSMNVFANMGWDEVRMPNAVYEGDTIYSRSKVLDKRESKSRPNLGLVTVATEGFNQDGKIVISYRRTFMVYRQGHLPSVEAARPDESSLPLIGDFR, from the coding sequence ATGACCGAAAAAATAACTCAGGCAGGGACATCCGAAAGTCGCGTGATACCGGGCTGGAGCGGCCGTTTGTTCGAAGACTTCGTTCCGGGGGATATCTACTACCATCCGTTTGGCAAGACGGTGACCGAGGCAGACAACCAGAGCTTTACGCTGATGACGCAGAACGTGGCCAAGACCCATGTGGACCGTAATTTCGCCAAGGGCACAGAGTTCGGTCTGCCGCTGGTCAATTCCACCTTCACGCTTGCGCTGGTCACTGGCCAGTCCACCATCGACCTGTCCATGAACGTCTTCGCGAACATGGGCTGGGACGAGGTCCGCATGCCCAACGCGGTCTATGAAGGCGACACAATCTATTCGCGGTCCAAGGTACTGGACAAGCGGGAATCGAAGTCCCGCCCCAACCTCGGCCTGGTCACGGTCGCCACCGAGGGCTTTAACCAGGATGGCAAAATCGTCATCAGCTATCGCCGCACGTTCATGGTGTACCGCCAGGGTCACCTGCCCAGCGTAGAGGCTGCGCGCCCTGACGAGTCCAGTCTGCCGCTGATCGGCGATTTCCGGTGA
- a CDS encoding ROK family protein: MRDGKPRTRAELTAQTGLSRSTIGARIDTLSELGLVKPVSYASSTGGRPSSQIAFNAGAGIVAAADLGATHATIAITDLAGNRIAETHTRLEISDRPDDVLTSLAENITSLLKQIGRDSSELMAIGIGLPGPVEHDTGKPSKPPLMPGWDGFDVPAAMRKKFQVPVLVDNDVNIMALGERSAQWPDTDHMIFVKVATGIGAGIISGGQLQRGADGTAGDIGHIPISRGALVPCSCGNMGCLEALASGPAVAAGLRKNGADVRTGEDVIALVRAGDLAAIQAVRQAGRDIGEVLNMCVSIINPSVITIGGSMAEAGEHLIAGIREAVYSRSTPIATQHLTIEQSHSGPQAGVIGASILAIEHSLSAERLESLHGRRTA, from the coding sequence ATGCGCGACGGCAAGCCCCGAACCCGGGCCGAACTGACTGCTCAAACGGGACTTTCACGGTCGACCATCGGTGCGCGGATCGATACCCTCTCGGAGCTTGGGCTGGTCAAGCCAGTCTCGTATGCCTCTTCAACCGGCGGGCGGCCGTCGTCTCAAATTGCCTTCAACGCCGGCGCCGGAATTGTGGCGGCCGCCGACCTCGGCGCCACGCACGCCACCATCGCCATCACCGATCTCGCCGGGAACAGAATCGCTGAAACACATACGAGACTTGAAATTTCAGACAGGCCCGACGATGTGCTCACCTCCCTGGCCGAGAACATCACGTCGCTGCTCAAGCAGATCGGCCGTGATTCCAGCGAACTCATGGCCATCGGCATCGGACTGCCCGGCCCGGTCGAGCACGACACCGGGAAACCCTCCAAGCCGCCCCTCATGCCGGGCTGGGACGGATTCGACGTTCCGGCAGCCATGCGGAAAAAATTCCAGGTGCCCGTCCTGGTCGACAATGACGTGAACATCATGGCCCTGGGTGAACGCTCAGCCCAATGGCCCGACACGGACCACATGATCTTCGTCAAGGTCGCCACCGGCATCGGAGCAGGGATCATCAGCGGCGGACAGCTTCAACGCGGAGCCGACGGAACCGCCGGGGACATCGGCCACATCCCCATCTCCCGTGGCGCCCTCGTCCCCTGCAGTTGCGGCAACATGGGCTGCCTCGAAGCCCTCGCCAGCGGGCCGGCAGTCGCTGCCGGCCTCAGGAAGAACGGTGCGGATGTCCGTACGGGGGAGGACGTCATTGCACTCGTGCGCGCCGGAGACCTCGCCGCCATACAGGCCGTCCGACAGGCAGGCCGGGACATCGGTGAGGTCCTGAACATGTGCGTCAGCATTATCAACCCCTCCGTCATAACCATCGGGGGCTCGATGGCCGAAGCCGGCGAACACCTCATCGCTGGAATCCGCGAAGCCGTGTATAGCCGGTCCACACCCATAGCCACCCAACACCTGACCATCGAACAGTCACACTCCGGGCCCCAGGCCGGCGTCATCGGTGCCAGCATCCTCGCCATCGAACACTCACTCTCCGCCGAGCGACTCGAATCCCTCCACGGCCGCCGGACAGCCTAG
- a CDS encoding zinc-binding dehydrogenase, giving the protein MSIGEETMKAVILPGDKRVTVVERDLPEPGPHEVLVRTRASAICRSDMSIYYGTPIVGGEGAGHGSVIPGHEAAGEVVKVGNAVTHVKEGDRVAGYLALGCGFCEYCLSGYMMLCDQWKCFGFDVHGGDADYFVLPERNCLQLPDELSFRAGAVMTDMVGSQYHVQKQLGVAGGKTVAVFGMGPMGSAAVLIGKAFGARVIAVDVIDHRLEQASSLGADAVINSTTADAVQQIRDLTQGRGADVCIDCSGNPAGQNSALDAAAKLGAVAFVGESRATQINPSDQMLRKLLTVVGGWYFPISDWEEIVRLVIDQKIPVEKLISHDFSIDQAEEAFRAFDQRETEKAVFVW; this is encoded by the coding sequence ATGAGTATTGGAGAAGAAACGATGAAAGCAGTCATCCTCCCCGGTGACAAAAGAGTCACCGTCGTGGAACGCGACCTCCCGGAGCCGGGACCGCATGAGGTGCTGGTGCGGACCCGTGCCTCCGCGATCTGCCGCAGCGACATGAGCATCTACTACGGCACCCCGATCGTCGGCGGCGAAGGCGCCGGCCACGGCTCGGTGATACCCGGGCACGAGGCAGCCGGCGAAGTCGTCAAGGTCGGAAACGCCGTGACCCACGTCAAAGAAGGCGACCGCGTCGCCGGCTACCTCGCCCTGGGCTGCGGATTCTGCGAGTACTGCCTCAGCGGCTACATGATGCTGTGTGACCAGTGGAAATGTTTCGGTTTCGACGTTCACGGCGGTGACGCCGACTACTTCGTGCTGCCCGAACGCAACTGTCTTCAGCTCCCCGACGAACTCAGCTTCCGCGCCGGGGCGGTCATGACCGACATGGTCGGCAGCCAGTACCACGTGCAGAAGCAGCTCGGCGTGGCCGGCGGAAAAACCGTCGCCGTCTTCGGCATGGGACCAATGGGATCCGCCGCGGTACTCATCGGCAAGGCCTTCGGCGCCCGCGTCATCGCCGTCGACGTCATCGACCACCGGCTCGAACAGGCCAGCTCGCTCGGCGCGGACGCCGTCATCAACAGCACAACAGCCGACGCCGTCCAGCAGATCCGGGACCTCACCCAGGGCCGCGGAGCGGACGTCTGCATCGATTGTTCCGGCAACCCCGCCGGGCAGAACTCTGCACTGGACGCCGCCGCCAAGCTCGGCGCCGTCGCGTTCGTCGGTGAGTCGCGGGCCACGCAGATCAACCCCAGCGACCAGATGCTCAGAAAACTGCTCACCGTCGTCGGCGGCTGGTACTTCCCCATCAGCGACTGGGAAGAAATCGTCCGCCTCGTCATCGACCAGAAAATCCCGGTCGAAAAGCTCATCAGCCACGAC
- a CDS encoding CoA ester lyase has protein sequence MTAPAGNLAAAGNTAGARAVAEAVTALFVPGDRPERFMKAAAAGAGVVIIDLEDAVAPDAKDAALSAALEALTPSGASPVRALVRVNPAGSRRHDAEITALLSAATPGSGLLGIVVPKAEDAGALRRLRMSMPEHLALVPLVESAAGVVNALELARVPGVTRLAFGAIDFALDINADGGDRFLDHTRAHLVLASRAAGIAAPLDSPSTEIRDAGRVADSARLARNFGFGGKLCIHPAQLAAVHGAFAPSKADVEWALSVIGAEGGAAQIDGQMIDLPVTERAKRILQHAGKEQ, from the coding sequence GTGACAGCCCCGGCAGGCAACCTTGCGGCAGCGGGCAACACGGCCGGCGCGCGGGCTGTGGCAGAGGCTGTCACCGCCCTGTTTGTCCCCGGAGACCGGCCCGAACGGTTCATGAAAGCCGCAGCCGCCGGTGCTGGCGTGGTCATCATCGATCTGGAGGACGCCGTCGCGCCGGACGCCAAGGACGCAGCGCTGTCCGCGGCGCTGGAAGCTCTTACTCCGAGCGGCGCGAGCCCCGTGCGCGCCCTGGTGCGCGTGAACCCGGCTGGTTCGCGCCGGCACGACGCCGAAATCACCGCGTTACTCTCCGCCGCAACGCCGGGGTCCGGTCTGCTCGGCATCGTGGTTCCCAAGGCCGAAGACGCCGGTGCACTGCGCCGGCTGCGCATGAGTATGCCCGAACACCTGGCCTTGGTTCCGCTCGTGGAGTCAGCGGCCGGCGTGGTGAACGCACTGGAACTGGCACGGGTGCCGGGCGTGACCCGGCTGGCCTTCGGCGCCATCGACTTCGCGCTGGACATCAACGCCGACGGCGGGGACCGCTTCCTGGACCATACCCGGGCGCACCTGGTCCTGGCCTCCCGCGCGGCAGGCATCGCCGCGCCGCTGGATTCACCGTCCACCGAGATCAGGGACGCCGGCAGGGTGGCTGATTCGGCCCGCCTCGCCCGGAACTTCGGCTTCGGCGGGAAGCTCTGCATCCATCCTGCCCAACTGGCCGCCGTGCACGGGGCATTCGCCCCGTCAAAGGCGGACGTCGAGTGGGCCCTGTCCGTGATCGGCGCTGAAGGCGGCGCCGCCCAGATAGACGGACAAATGATCGACCTGCCCGTTACCGAACGGGCAAAACGTATCCTGCAGCACGCAGGGAAGGAGCAGTAA